A window of the Gossypium hirsutum isolate 1008001.06 chromosome A05, Gossypium_hirsutum_v2.1, whole genome shotgun sequence genome harbors these coding sequences:
- the LOC107913983 gene encoding uncharacterized protein isoform X3 — METKLHPFDSVEDNELPSGKLKDLPRGIMHTRSDLELRPQWRKSLRSAVKVNTNKNLLAMPVGIKQKEHVDDVVKKFRTENFTIVLFHYDGKVDGWWDLDWCDKAIHIVAHNQTKWWFAKRFLHPDIVSTYDYIFLWDEDLGVEHFNPGRYLEIVKSEGLEISQPALDPNSTEIHHRITIRSRMKKFHRRVYELRGKTRCSNISEGPPCSGFVEGMAPVFSRAAWRCAWHLIQNDLVHGWGMDMKLGYCAQGDRTKNVGVIDREYIVHKGIQTLGGTGELTKKTKKKRGTSSGSSGLDTRAEIRRQSTWELKIFKERWNQAVTQDKDWIDPFPRQQRRRKHKRQSKFVDLYD; from the exons ATGGAAACCAAATTGCACCCTTTTGACTCAGTAGAG GATAATGAATTGCCTTCCGGGAAATTAAAAGATTTGCCTCGTGGGATTATGCACACTCGCTCAGATTTGGAACTAAGGCCTCAATGGAGAAAGAGTTTACGGTCAGCG GTTAAGGTTAACACAAATAAGAACTTGCTGGCAATGCCAGTTGGTATTAAACAAAAAGAACATGTTGATGATGTTGTGAAAAAG TTTCGTACAGAGAATTTTACCATTGTTTTATTCCATTACGATGGAAAAGTGGATGGATGGTGGGATCTTGATTGGTGTGACAAAGCCATTCACATAGTGGCTCATAACCAAACAAAGTG GTGGTTTGCTAAGCGCTTTCTACATCCAGATATTGTGTCTACTTATGACTACATATTTCTTTGGGATGAAGATTTGGGGGTGGAGCATTTCAATCCAGGAAG GTATCTAGAAATTGTGAAGTCAGAAGGTTTAGAGATTTCTCAGCCAGCTTTAGACCCAAATTCAACGGAAATACACCACAGAATCACTATACGCTCTAGAATGAAGAAGTTCCATAG GAGAGTCTATGAACTCAGAGGTAAAACGAGGTGTTCAAATATAAGCGAGGGGCCACCATGCTCTGG GTTTGTGGAGGGAATGGCTCCTGTGTTTTCGAGAGCTGCCTGGCGTTGCGCATGGCATCTCATACAG AATGATCTTGTTCATGGATGGGGAATGGATATGAAACTCGGGTACTGTGCACAA GGTGACCGCACGAAGAATGTGGGGGTGATTGATAGAGAGTACATTGTTCATAAGGGCATACAAACTTTGGGTGGGACTGGGGAGCTCACGAAGAAAACCAAAAAG AAACGTGGGACTTCCAGTGGGTCTTCAGGTTTAGATACCCGAGCTGAG ATTCGCAGACAATCGACTTGGGAACTTAAAATCTTTAAAGAGCGATGGAATCAAGCAGTAACACAAGACAAGGATTGGATTGATCCATTTCCAAGACAACAAAGGCGGAGAAAACATAAACGTCAATCAAAATTTGTAGACCTTTATGACTAA
- the LOC107913984 gene encoding secretory carrier-associated membrane protein 3 — translation MAGRYDKNPFDEEEEEVNPFADTTARGKAPGQSKFGGGLFSTRTASVPPASNSRLSPLPPEPAGFSYEREATVDIPLDTASGGSRNQDLKKKEKELQAKEAELRRREQEVRRKEEAVARAGVVLEEKNWPPFFPIIHHDIANEIPIHLQRLQYVAFSTYLGLVLCLLWNIIAVTTAWIKGEGVRIWFLAIIFFLAGVPGAYVLWYRPLYRAFRNESALRFGWFFLFYLLHIAFCIFAAVAPPIVFRGKSLTGILPAVDLVGGNALVGIFYFIGFGLFCLESVVSIWVIQQVYMYFRGSGKAAELKREAARGAMRAAL, via the exons ATGGCTGGTCGTTACGATAAAAATCCTTTCgacgaggaagaagaagaagttaaTCCTTTTGCT GATACAACAGCAAGAGGGAAGGCACCTGGCCAGTCTAAATTTGGAGGAGGTCTATTTTCAACG CGCACTGCAAGCGTTCCACCTGCCTCAAACTCAAGACTTTCACCACTACCTCCTGAACCTGCTGGTTTTAGTTATGAGCGTGAGGCAACAGTTGATATCCCTCTTGATACAGCTTCAGGAGGATCACGTAATCAG GatttaaagaagaaagaaaaggaactCCAGGCCAAGGAGGCTGAACTGAGAAGGCGGGAACAG GAAGTGAGAAGGAAAGAAGAGGCAGTGGCAAGAG CTGGAGTTGTGCTGGAAGAGAAAAATTGGCCACCTTTTTTTCCTATCATTCATCATGATATTGCCAATGAAATTCCAATTCATCTACAAAGATTGCAGTATGTTGCGTTTTCAACATATTTAG GATTGGTTCTATGCCTTCTATGGAATATCATAGCTGTTACTACAGCATGGATCAAAGGAGAAG GTGTTAGGATCTGGTTCTTGGCTATCATCTTCTTCCTAGCAGGGGTACCAGGAGCCTATGTATTGTGGTATCGTCCACTGTATCGTGCTTTTAG GAATGAGAGTGCTTTGAGGTTTGGATGGTTCTTCCTGTTTTATTTG CTTCACATTGCCTTTTGCATCTTTGCTGCGGTGGCACCCCCTATAGTTTTTAGAGGGAAATCACTCAC CGGGATCCTACCTGCAGTTGATCTTGTTGGTGGCAATGCTTTGGTTGGG ATCTTCTACTTCATTGGTTTCGGACTATTCTGTCTTGAATCAGTTGTAAGCATCTGGGTTATCCAG CAAGTATACATGTATTTCCGTGGGAGTGGTAAAGCTGCTGAGCTGAAACGTGAAGCTGCAAGAGGAGCTATGAGGGCTGCCTTGTAA
- the LOC107913988 gene encoding glycine-rich cell wall structural protein: MNPKSTFMLAVLLLTASLTAAARPESFEPLSSEQKDNKGSGKPGSQNNKGSGGNTGGMGGFFGPGPGFGLPGFEKGWGNGIVGGGYGAGFGGPTGGYSKGGVIRTTVVCKEKGPCFNKKLTCPAKCFTYFRRSGKGYGEGGGGGGCTMDCKKKCSAYC, from the coding sequence atgaacccCAAGAGCACCTTCATGTTGGCTGTTCTGCTACTTACAGCTTCACTAACTGCAGCAGCTAGGCCAGAGTCATTTGAACCTTTATCATCTGAGCAAAAGGACAACAAAGGCAGCGGCAAACCAGGCAGCCAAAACAACAAAGGTAGTGGTGGAAACACTGGTGGGATGGGAGGCTTCTTCGGTCCAGGGCCTGGATTTGGATTGCCAGGGTTTGAAAAAGGGTGGGGAAATGGGATCGTAGGCGGTGGCTATGGAGCTGGCTTCGGAGGTCCTACCGGAGGGTACTCAAAAGGTGGTGTTATTAGAACTACGGTTGTTTGCAAAGAAAAAGGTCCTTGTTTTAACAAGAAGCTAACCTGCCCTGCTAAGTGCTTCACCTATTTTAGGCGGTCGGGAAAAGGTTACGGTGAGGGTGGCGGTGGCGGTGGCTGCACCATGGATTGTAAGAAAAAATGCAGTGCTTACTGTTAA
- the LOC107913987 gene encoding pentatricopeptide repeat-containing protein At5g66500, mitochondrial: MSVSRRCIDYLSYQVRNLRAIASIKVPVKKLHKRYAHIRHSLEELPLRDISSFNVRLASYFRSGNVQATWALFCHMHFSCCDLNAYTITPVLSACSALPGTKYGKQVHGLMIKTGVDAGTVAKTALMNLYSKYGCLGDSVRAFEEIELKDVVTWNAMISSFLRHGLAKDALHVFARMRRERVRLSEFTLCSVLKACSSLKAIAQGKQIHGLVVVFGRDLVILSTALVDFYSDMERINDALKVFSSLNDRKDNVMCNSLISGCIKNRRYKEAFSIMSKMRPNVVALTSALGACSENSDLWIGKQIHCVSLHFGFTDDTQLCNAILDMYAKCGKILYARSLFDGISNKCVVSWTSMIDAYGSHGYGIEALELFKQMEVNRNGVMPNSVTFLAVLSACGHSGLVEEGRKCFHLMREKYGLDPDREHYACFIDVLGRAGRIDEAWSLFDGLVKNGTKPTAAVWIALLNACSLNQDIARGEIAAKRLLEVEPDKPSNYVLLSNFYAAVGRWDSVDKLRDVMKQKGLNKEAGSSRVTVKPHDKTVIIGESRIAGVFL; encoded by the coding sequence ATGTCTGTATCTCGTCGTTGCATTGATTATCTTAGTTATCAAGTCAGGAACCTTCGAGCGATTGCTTCAATCAAAGTCCCCGTTAAAAAGCTTCATAAACGTTATGCCCACATCCGCCACTCGCTTGAAGAATTGCCTCTTCGGGATATCAGTTCATTTAATGTTCGACTTGCCTCGTATTTTCGCAGTGGCAACGTTCAAGCAACATGGGCTCTCTTTTGTCACATGCATTTTTCATGCTGTGACCTTAATGCGTACACCATTACCCCGGTTTTGAGTGCCTGCTCTGCTTTGCCGGGCACGAAATATGGAAAGCAAGTGCATGGACTAATGATTAAAACAGGCGTGGATGCCGGAACGGTAGCCAAAACTGCACTAATGAACCTGTATTCCAAGTATGGATGCTTGGGTGACTCGGTTAGGGCGTTTGAAGAAATTGAACTGAAGGATGTTGTGACTTGGAATGCTATGATTTCGAGCTTTTTGAGGCATGGTCTTGCTAAAGATGCACTTCATGTTTTTGCAAGAATGAGAAGGGAAAGAGTGAGGCTTAGCGAGTTTACGTTGTGTTCTGTGTTAAAAGCTTGTTCTTCTTTGAAGGCTATTGCACAAGGAAAGCAGATTCATGGTTTGGTTGTTGTGTTTGGTCGTGATTTAGTGATTCTGAGTACTGCTCTCGTCGACTTTTACTCGGACATGGAACGTATTAACGATGCCCTGAAAGTTTTCTCCAGTTTAAATGATAGAAAAGACAATGTAATGTGCAATTCTTTGATCAGTGGCTGCATTAAAAATCGAAGGTACAAAGAGGCATTTTCGATTATGAGTAAAATGAGACCCAATGTAGTTGCACTTACTAGTGCTCTAGGAGCTTGCTCTGAAAACTCCGATTTGTGGATTGGAAAGCAAATTCACTGTGTGTCATTACATTTTGGGTTCACCGATGATACCCAATTATGTAATGCTATATTGGATATGTATGCAAAGTGCGGGAAGATTTTGTATGCAAGATCATTGTTTGATGGGATTTCAAACAAATGCGTGGTTTCATGGACGAGCATGATCGATGCGTATGGTAGTCATGGATATGGGATTGAAGCTCTCGAGTTATTCAAGCAGATGGAGGTGAACAGAAATGGAGTTATGCCCAATTCTGTAACATTTCTTGCTGTTTTATCTGCTTGTGGGCATTCTGGGCTAGTTGAAGAAGGCCGAAAGTGTTTTCATTTAATGAGGGAGAAGTATGGTCTTGACCCGGATCGAGAACATTATGCTTGCTTCATTGATGTTTTAGGTCGAGCTGGTCGAATAGACGAGGCATGGTCTCTCTTTGATGGTTTGGTTAAGAATGGTACAAAGCCTACAGCAGCAGTTTGGATAGCATTGCTAAACGCTTGTAGTCTTAATCAAGATATTGCCAGAGGCGAGATTGCCGCGAAGCGTCTGTTGGAAGTGGAACCGGATAAGCCCAGCAATTACGTGCTTCTTTCGAATTTCTATGCAGCAGTTGGAAGATGGGATTCTGTTGATAAGTTGAGAGATGTAATGAAGCAAAAAGGGCTCAATAAAGAAGCCGGAAGTAGTCGAGTCACTGTTAAACCCCATGACAAAACCGTTATCATCGGAGAAAGTCGTATTGCCGGAGTATTTCTTTGA
- the LOC107913989 gene encoding pentatricopeptide repeat-containing protein At5g18390, mitochondrial: MLRSTQLLHKYGNRSQNILCSFRTLTSVNSLQGTSVLKDDYFAAIHHISNIVYREVHSERTLNRMNLFVNHELVFRVLRSCSNSPTESLRFFSWARSHYTPTSVEFEELVNILILHRKYESMWRTIQQMQKQQLSLFCDTLSFIIEEYGKNGPIDQAVEVFNKSTNLGCKQTVSVYNSLLFALCEVKMFHETYALIRRMIRKGEVPDKRTYTVLVNRWCSSRKMNEAQDFLEDMSKKGFNPPVRGRDLLIEGLLNVGYLESAKKMVRRMTKEGFVPDIATFNSLVETICKTKEIDFYIDMYHIVCKLGLCPDINSYKILIPATSKVGRIDEAFRLLNNSIDQGYKPFPSLYAPIIKGLCRKGQFNDAFSFFGEIKIKGHAPNRPVYTMLITMCGRGGRFVEAANYLVEMIEL; encoded by the coding sequence CACAAATATGGAAATAGATCCCAGAACATTCTCTGTTCCTTTAGGACCCTAACCTCAGTAAATTCTCTCCAAGGTACTTCTGTTTTGAAAGATGACTATTTTGCAGCTATCCACCACATTTCCAACATCGTTTATCGTGAAGTTCATTCAGAGCGCACTCTCAACCGTATGAACCTTTTTGTGAACCATGAACTTGTATTCCGCGTACTTCGTTCCTGCTCAAACTCCCCTACAGAATCTCTTCGCTTCTTCTCATGGGCCCGTTCCCACTACACCCCCACCTCCGTCGAATTTGAGGAGCTAGTCAATATCCTCATTCTCCATAGGAAGTATGAATCCATGTGGAGAACCATTCAACAAATGCAAAAGCAGCAGCTTAGCCTTTTTTGTGATACCCTTTCTTTTATCATTGAAGAGTACGGGAAGAACGGCCCCATAGACCAGGCTGTGGAAGTTTTCAACAAAAGCACTAATTTAGGTTGCAAACAGACCGTTAGCGTTTACAATTCATTGCTCTTTGCACTTTGTGAGGTGAAAATGTTCCATGAAACATATGCATTAATCCGAAGGATGATTAGGAAAGGTGAGGTACCAGACAAGAGGACATACACAGTTCTGGTGAATAGATGGTGTTCCTCCAGGAAGATGAATGAAGCGCAAGACTTCTTAGAGGACATGAGTAAGAAGGGGTTTAATCCTCCGGTTAGAGGTCGAGATTTGTTGATAGAAGGTTTGTTGAATGTAGGTTATCTTGAATCAGCCAAGAAAATGGTAAGAAGAATGACCAAGGAAGGGTTTGTGCCTGACATTGCTACATTTAATTCTTTAGTGGAAACAATCTGTAAAACTAAGGAGATTGATTTCTACATCGATATGTATCATATTGTTTGTAAATTGGGGCTTTGTCCGGATATTAATAGTTACAAAATATTGATACCTGCGACTTCAAAAGTCGGTAGGATTGACGAGGCATTTAgacttttaaataattcaattgaCCAAGGTTATAAGCCATTCCCTAGTTTGTATGCACCTATAATCAAAGGCTTGTGTAGGAAAGGGCAGTTTAATGATGCATTTAGCTTTTTCGGTGAGATAAAGATCAAGGGTCATGCTCCAAACAGACCGGTCTATACAATGTTGATAACAATGTGTGGACGTGGAGGCAGATTTGTAGAGGCAGCAAATTATTTGGTGGAGATGATTGAGCTGTGA